From the genome of Desulfobaculum xiamenense, one region includes:
- a CDS encoding DUF2062 domain-containing protein, translating to MNKNRTSRWVRLKRWTRYHYLRIMRLAATPHSIAMGLALGIFVGFLPIIPFQTIVVLALAFVFRGNKIAAALGTWISNPVDLPFFYYGLYLVGSLVLPFAGPGFDPHHLEMKQLIEAGWELFAMMLTGGLILGIPASVITYFATSKAVSVYRKRRMLRMLKKRTHIG from the coding sequence ATGAACAAGAATCGTACGTCACGGTGGGTCCGGCTCAAGCGCTGGACCCGCTACCATTACCTGCGCATCATGCGTCTTGCGGCGACGCCGCACTCCATCGCCATGGGCCTCGCCCTCGGTATCTTCGTCGGCTTTTTGCCCATCATCCCGTTTCAGACCATCGTCGTGCTCGCACTGGCGTTCGTCTTTCGCGGGAACAAGATCGCCGCGGCGCTCGGAACATGGATTTCAAACCCCGTGGACCTGCCGTTTTTCTATTACGGCCTGTATCTCGTAGGCAGCCTTGTCCTGCCGTTCGCCGGTCCGGGTTTCGATCCGCATCACCTCGAAATGAAGCAACTCATTGAGGCGGGCTGGGAACTCTTCGCCATGATGCTGACCGGTGGCCTCATCCTCGGCATTCCGGCGTCCGTCATCACCTACTTCGCCACCAGCAAGGCCGTTTCGGTCTACCGCAAGCGCCGCATGCTGCGCATGCTCAAGAAGCGCACCCACATCGGCTGA
- the fusA gene encoding elongation factor G, whose translation MPNTPIVPKGYIQSLRNIGIIAHIDAGKTTLSERILYFTGKIHRMGEVHEGTATMDFMPEEQERGITIGSACTTCTWGPHTINVIDTPGHVDFTIEVERSLRVLDGAVGVFCAVGGVEPQSETVWRQSEKYHVPKLAFVNKMDRIGANFEAVLDAMRERLGASPLAMQIPVGAGPEFTGVIDIVGMRYLVFDEDKRGGSYEAFDLTPEQAELAAPWRDRLIDVVSEANDAILEAALSGEDPARELIDATVRELTVGLKIVPVYAGSALRNIGVQPLLDAVCAYLPSPLEVVPQTGTDALTKKRITMEPSPQEPLSVLAFKVNLDSGHKLVLMRVYSGVLESGQVVWNATQQQEERVAHLYRVHAGHREKIERAVAGEIVAAAGMKFARTGDTLCTREHPVILEHIEGYKPVISLALEPRSSAEAERLEEVMRKLLLEDPTLDVKIDEETEQLVLSGMGELHLDVVLDRVRREFNVDPRVGKPQVVYQETVGQCAPGEGEFDRELGDVEHYGFVSLTVEPLPRQAGRDIVLEVDPEAWPTDWLDAVAEGIEDGLQSGVVRGYPVQDVRVIVRELRRVDGKSSTVGYRMAAALALKQALAQATPKLLEPIMNVEVNVPDEFVGEVIGLFGTKGARIGNMFDVNGQKIVQALTPLRQLFGFSTQLRSVTQGRAGLIMKFARFDVLG comes from the coding sequence ATGCCGAATACTCCCATCGTCCCCAAGGGCTACATCCAGTCGCTGCGCAACATTGGCATCATCGCCCACATCGACGCCGGAAAGACGACGCTCTCCGAGCGCATCCTCTATTTCACCGGTAAGATCCATCGCATGGGCGAGGTGCACGAAGGCACGGCCACCATGGACTTCATGCCCGAGGAGCAGGAGCGCGGGATCACCATCGGCTCGGCATGCACTACCTGCACGTGGGGGCCGCACACCATCAACGTCATCGACACGCCCGGCCACGTGGACTTCACCATCGAGGTCGAACGCTCGCTGCGTGTGCTTGACGGCGCGGTCGGCGTATTCTGCGCCGTGGGCGGCGTGGAGCCGCAGTCCGAAACCGTGTGGCGGCAGTCCGAGAAATACCACGTTCCCAAGCTGGCCTTTGTGAACAAGATGGACCGCATCGGCGCGAACTTCGAGGCCGTGCTCGACGCCATGCGCGAGCGCCTCGGCGCGTCGCCACTGGCCATGCAGATTCCCGTGGGCGCGGGACCGGAATTTACGGGCGTCATTGACATCGTGGGCATGCGCTATCTCGTCTTCGACGAGGACAAGCGTGGCGGAAGCTACGAGGCTTTCGACCTGACGCCGGAGCAGGCCGAACTGGCCGCGCCGTGGCGCGACCGGCTCATCGACGTGGTCTCGGAAGCCAACGACGCTATTCTCGAAGCGGCTCTTTCCGGCGAGGACCCCGCGCGTGAACTGATCGACGCCACCGTGCGCGAGCTGACCGTTGGTCTGAAGATCGTTCCGGTCTACGCCGGTTCCGCACTGCGAAATATCGGCGTTCAGCCGCTGCTCGACGCCGTGTGTGCCTATCTGCCCAGCCCCCTCGAAGTGGTGCCCCAGACCGGCACGGACGCGCTGACGAAAAAGCGCATCACGATGGAGCCTTCACCGCAGGAACCGCTGTCGGTCCTCGCGTTCAAGGTGAATCTCGATTCCGGGCACAAGCTCGTGCTCATGCGCGTCTACTCCGGCGTGCTCGAATCCGGGCAGGTCGTCTGGAATGCCACCCAGCAGCAGGAGGAGCGCGTGGCGCACCTCTATCGCGTCCACGCAGGGCACCGGGAGAAGATCGAACGTGCCGTGGCGGGCGAGATCGTCGCTGCCGCTGGCATGAAGTTCGCTCGCACCGGAGACACGCTGTGCACGCGCGAGCATCCGGTCATCCTTGAGCATATCGAAGGCTACAAGCCGGTCATCTCGCTGGCTCTGGAGCCGCGCAGCAGCGCCGAGGCCGAACGGCTGGAAGAAGTCATGCGCAAGCTGCTGCTCGAAGATCCCACCCTCGACGTGAAGATCGACGAGGAGACGGAACAGTTGGTGCTGTCCGGCATGGGCGAGCTGCACCTCGATGTGGTGCTGGACCGTGTGCGTCGCGAGTTCAATGTGGACCCGCGCGTCGGCAAGCCGCAGGTGGTCTATCAGGAAACCGTGGGCCAGTGTGCGCCGGGAGAGGGCGAGTTCGACCGCGAGCTTGGCGACGTGGAGCATTACGGCTTCGTGAGTCTTACCGTGGAGCCGCTTCCTCGGCAGGCTGGGCGGGACATTGTTCTTGAGGTCGATCCCGAGGCGTGGCCGACCGACTGGCTCGACGCCGTGGCCGAAGGTATCGAGGACGGGTTGCAGAGCGGTGTGGTGCGCGGGTATCCCGTGCAGGATGTTCGCGTGATCGTGCGCGAGCTTCGCCGGGTGGACGGCAAGTCCAGCACCGTGGGCTATCGCATGGCCGCCGCATTGGCCCTGAAGCAGGCGCTGGCACAGGCGACTCCGAAACTGCTCGAACCCATCATGAATGTGGAGGTCAACGTCCCGGACGAATTCGTGGGCGAGGTGATAGGTCTTTTCGGCACCAAGGGTGCCAGAATCGGCAACATGTTCGACGTGAACGGCCAGAAGATCGTGCAGGCGCTTACGCCTCTGCGACAGCTGTTCGGGTTCTCCACCCAGCTGCGTTCCGTCACCCAGGGTAGGGCAGGGCTGATCATGAAGTTCGCCCGCTTCGACGTCCTTGGCTAG